A section of the Serratia liquefaciens ATCC 27592 genome encodes:
- a CDS encoding LysR family transcriptional regulator, with the protein MQNLLHWRLLVAVADSGKITLAASQCGMTQSGASQAIAQLEEALNTPLLVRLPHSVALTQSGEQIVSHARTMLAELNAIQHCAQQAQSSHAGKIRLASFPSAFALLLPPLLRKFHRRFPAIELVQLEGTDLEVENWLALEAADVGIVLNPKPERQSHPLGKDLWLTVTATDHKLARNRQPIDFNELVKQPFVLATGGCQLNAQLLAQQAGLALTDVRVTVSDWNTALTLVREGIGVSLVPASVIPADTPGICALPLSAPLYRHFGLVCSFAGASSAPVQTLLHFLQDHLPLPISS; encoded by the coding sequence ATGCAGAATCTTCTCCACTGGCGTCTGTTGGTTGCCGTAGCCGACAGCGGCAAGATCACCCTGGCGGCAAGTCAATGCGGCATGACACAGTCTGGCGCCAGTCAGGCTATCGCTCAGTTGGAAGAGGCGTTGAACACTCCGTTGTTGGTTCGGCTGCCGCACAGCGTTGCGCTAACGCAAAGTGGTGAACAGATTGTCAGCCATGCCCGCACCATGCTGGCCGAACTCAATGCAATCCAACACTGCGCGCAGCAGGCGCAAAGCTCGCACGCCGGCAAAATACGCCTTGCCAGTTTCCCTTCAGCATTTGCGCTGTTGTTACCCCCGTTGCTACGCAAATTTCACCGCCGCTTTCCCGCCATTGAACTGGTGCAGTTGGAAGGTACCGATCTGGAGGTCGAAAACTGGCTGGCATTGGAAGCTGCCGACGTGGGCATAGTGTTGAATCCGAAACCGGAACGGCAAAGCCACCCGCTGGGAAAAGACCTATGGCTTACCGTGACGGCCACTGATCATAAGCTTGCCAGAAACCGCCAGCCGATAGATTTCAATGAACTGGTCAAACAGCCGTTTGTCTTGGCTACCGGAGGTTGCCAGCTCAATGCTCAGTTGCTGGCGCAGCAGGCAGGTTTGGCGCTGACGGATGTCCGCGTCACCGTCAGTGACTGGAACACCGCGCTGACGCTGGTACGTGAAGGGATCGGCGTATCGCTGGTGCCCGCATCGGTGATACCGGCCGATACGCCAGGCATTTGCGCCCTGCCGCTGAGCGCGCCACTTTATCGCCATTTTGGCCTGGTTTGTTCATTCGCCGGTGCAAGCTCCGCGCCAGTACAAACTCTGTTGCACTTTCTACAGGATCATTTGCCGTTGCCCATCAGTAGCTGA
- the trxB gene encoding thioredoxin-disulfide reductase gives MGTAKHSKLLILGSGPAGYTAAVYAARANLSPVLITGMEQGGQLTTTTEVENWPGDAEDLTGPALMERMREHAEKFQTEIVFDHITSVDLQNRPFRLFGDSGEYTCDALIIATGASARYLGLPTEEAFKGKGVSACATCDGFFYRNQKVAVVGGGNTAVEEALYLSNIAAEVHLIHRRDSFRSEKILINRLMEKVKNGNIVLHTDHTLDEVLGDEMGVTGVRIRSTKAENETRELALAGVFIAIGHSPNTSIFGGQLELENGYIKVQSGIHGNATQTTIPGVFAAGDVMDHIYRQAITSAGTGCMAALDAERYLDGIADAEVL, from the coding sequence ATGGGCACGGCTAAACACAGCAAATTATTGATTCTGGGCTCCGGCCCGGCTGGCTACACCGCCGCGGTTTACGCAGCGCGCGCCAACCTGAGCCCGGTGCTGATTACCGGTATGGAACAAGGGGGTCAGCTGACCACCACCACCGAAGTGGAAAACTGGCCGGGTGATGCCGAAGACCTGACCGGTCCGGCGCTGATGGAGCGTATGCGTGAGCATGCAGAAAAATTCCAGACCGAGATCGTGTTTGACCATATCACCAGCGTTGATCTGCAGAACCGTCCATTCCGCCTGTTTGGCGACAGTGGCGAATACACCTGTGACGCGCTGATTATCGCCACCGGCGCATCAGCCCGCTATCTTGGCCTGCCGACAGAAGAAGCCTTCAAAGGCAAAGGCGTTTCCGCCTGCGCTACCTGCGACGGTTTCTTCTACCGTAATCAGAAAGTCGCCGTTGTAGGCGGTGGCAATACGGCGGTAGAAGAAGCGCTGTATCTGTCCAATATCGCGGCCGAAGTTCACCTGATCCACCGTCGCGACAGCTTCCGTTCAGAGAAGATCCTGATCAACCGGCTGATGGAGAAAGTGAAAAACGGCAATATCGTGCTGCACACCGACCACACTCTGGACGAAGTGCTGGGTGACGAAATGGGCGTTACCGGCGTACGCATTCGCAGCACTAAAGCGGAAAATGAAACGCGTGAACTGGCGCTGGCCGGCGTGTTTATCGCCATCGGCCACAGCCCGAACACCAGCATTTTCGGTGGCCAGTTGGAGCTGGAAAACGGCTATATCAAGGTGCAGTCCGGCATTCACGGCAATGCCACCCAAACCACCATTCCGGGCGTATTCGCCGCTGGCGACGTGATGGACCACATCTACCGCCAGGCGATCACTTCCGCCGGAACCGGTTGTATGGCTGCGCTGGACGCAGAGCGTTATCTGGACGGTATTGCCGACGCAGAAGTTCTGTAA